From Sparus aurata chromosome 9, fSpaAur1.1, whole genome shotgun sequence, a single genomic window includes:
- the LOC115587577 gene encoding protocadherin-8 yields the protein MGFCTSAGVGLCVLFALFHTARCTTTRYVTYEEDAPGTEIGNLSQDLKIDPADDPDTSFRFMQENNSSVIEMRESDGLLSVAETIDREQLCPRSPRCFVSFDIVAHSKEKFQLIHVEIEVRDINDHSPHFPRNETSLEIVENVPLDSRFPLQIALDQDVGENYIQSYNISPSAHFAVEVRDREDGVKFAELVLMRELDREVEDTYTIEVTATDGGAKSGSMVVNIKVLDFNDNSPTFEHSALKVELNEDSPVGHRVLRVHAFDPDDGINGEVVYAFADGLSPDVARLFHIDPYSGDVTLKALVDFEKRRSYELSVKASDLGANSVSSGCKVVIDVVDVNDNAPEISIKPMTSSSDGVAYITEAAAAESFVALISTSDRDSGSNGYVRISLLGHEHFTLQQAYGDSFMIITSTALDRERIPEYNLTVVAEDLGTPPFKTVRQYTIRVTDENDNPPLFSKSLYEVSVLENNIPGSYVTTVVARDPDVGKNAKVSYKVIDSEVPGGSQVSTYVSVDSLSGSLYTLRSFDYETLQHIDLVIQAEDRGSPPLSSTSTIRIRVVDQNDNYPYFTFPVLVNDSADIPLPFNAPAGYLALRVSAEDEDEGMNGELSYQIVQGDPKIFAINKDTGEIALKQKLTAEIGDVLEMKITVSDSGRSPLSSSATVRFVITETEPSEDQVVIVLRSSEEGGSGLDGSLIVIIMLGGGCALLLIAIVVVVVTCKLSRGGRGRGSKREVCHSLFDGGPMAMLGSTEPNIYTGQRGFFHQRTSSLDDSCLYEERSGDSEAKMFLPSKHFQATSVWQGDKYCLQVSGIGNTDQLSVKDSGKGDSDFNDSDSDVSGDGGKKSFTTFHPRLKSSSSTANSLSSDCQATYCAVAPQSFRAPRDNAYTIGFSPAPVFNNPHGYHHSWKDSGYGTNRPKSRSGMQSFSRTGTLPSYFPQQQREAAVRGAEILKQSPNIVTVATALEVATMF from the exons ATGGGATTTTGCACTTCTGCAGGAGTTGGACTGTGCGTGCTGTTCGCTTTATTTCACACCGCTCGGTGTACAACCACGAGGTACGTCACCTACGAGGAGGACGCACCCGGGACGGAGATTGGGAATTTGTCCCAAGATTTAAAGATCGATCCGGCCGATGACCCCGACACCTCGTTCCGCTTCATGCAGGAAAACAACTCTTCTGTGATTGAAATGAGGGAGAGCGACGGGCTGCTGAGCGTCGCGGAGACCATCGATCGGGAGCAGCTGTGCCCCAGGTCCCCGCGCTGCTTCGTCAGCTTCGACATCGTGGCCCACTCAAAGGAAAAGTTCCAGCTCATCCACGTGGAGATCGAGGTGAGGGACATCAACGACCACTCTCCCCACTTCCCGCGCAACGAGACGAGTTTGGAGATCGTGGAGAACGTCCCGCTGGACTCCAGGTTCCCGCTGCAGATCGCCCTCGACCAGGATGTGGGAGAGAACTacatccagagctacaacaTCTCCCCGTCCGCTCACTTCGCCGTAGAGGTGCGCGATCGGGAGGACGGAGTGAAGTTTGCGGAGCTGGTGCTGATGAGGGAGCTGGACAGGGAGGTGGAGGACACCTACACCATCGAGGTGACTGCGACTGACGGAGGAGCAAAGTCCGGCTCTATGGTTGTAAACATAAAAGTGCTGGACTTTAACGACAACAGCCCGACGTTTGAGCACAGCGCTCTGAAAGTTGAGCTGAACGAAGACTCCCCCGTGGGTCACAGAGTCCTCAGGGTGCACGCGTTTGACCCGGATGACGGCATCAACGGCGAGGTGGTGTACGCGTTCGCGGACGGGCTCTCTCCAGATGTGGCACGCCTCTTCCACATCGACCCATATTCCGGGGACGTGACCTTGAAGGCGCTGGTGGACTTTGAGAAAAGGAGGTCGTACGAGCTGAGCGTCAAAGCGTCAGATCTGGGCGCCAACTCCGTCTCGTCCGGCTGCAAAGTTGTGATAGACGTCGTGGACGTGAACGACAACGCGCCGGAGATCAGCATCAAGCCGATGACCTCCAGCAGCGACGGGGTCGCCTACATCACGGAGGCTGCGGCCGCGGAGAGCTTCGTGGCTCTGATCAGCACCTCGGACAGAGACTCAGGCTCCAACGGGTACGTGCGCATCAGCCTGCTCGGGCACGAGCACTTCACCCTCCAGCAGGCCTATGGCGACTCTTTCATGATTATAACCAGCACCGCtttagacagagagaggatcCCTGAGTATAACCTCACAGTGGTGGCTGAAGATTTAGGAACCCCCCCTTTTAAAACAGTAAGGCAGTACACCATCCGTGTGACAGATGAGAACGACAACCCTCCCCTCTTCAGCAAGTCTCTGTATGAAGTTTCAGTCCTGGAAAATAATATCCCAGGCTCATATGTCACCACTGTTGTAGCACGAGATCCAGATGTGGGGAAAAATGCCAAAGTTTCATACAAAGTCATAGACTCAGAGGTGCCAGGAGGATCTCAGGTGTCCACTTATGTCTCTGTGGATTCACTCTCAGGCTCTCTGTACACTTTGAGGTCTTTTGACTACGAGACCCTTCAGCACATCGACCTGGTGATCCAGGCCGAAGACAGAGgctccccccctctctcaaGCACCTCTACCATCAGGATCAGAGTCGTGGATCAGAATGACAACTATCCCTACTTCACCTTCCCCGTCCTGGTGAACGACTCTGCTGACATCCCCCTGCCTTTCAACGCACCTGCCGGCTACCTGGCCCTGAGAGTCTCAGCCGAGGATGAGGACGAGGGAATGAACGGCGAGCTCTCGTATCAAATCGTGCAGGGCGACCCGAAGATCTTCGCGATCAACAAAGACACGGGAGAGATCGCCTTGAAACAAAAGCTGACGGCTGAAATTGGCGATGTGCTGGAAATGAAAATCACCGTGAGTGACAGTGGCAGGTCCCCGCTCTCCAGCAGTGCCACCGTCAGGTTTGTGATCACAGAGACGGAGCCCTCTGAAGACCAGGTCGTCATTGTGCTGCGGTCGAGCGAGGAAGGAGGCTCGGGCCTGGATGGCTCACTTATTGTCATTATCATGCTCGGAGGGGGGTGCGCGTTGTTGCTGATTGCAATCGTGGTGGTTGTCGTCACGTGCAAGCTCAGCCGCGGGGGGAGAGGCCGTGGCTCCAAGAGGGAAGTGTGCCACAGCCTGTTCGACGGCGGGCCCATGGCCATGCTGGGCTCAACAGAACCCAACATATACACCGGCCAGAGAGGCTTCTTCCACCAGAGAACCTCCTCCTTGGATGACTCCTGCCTGTATGAGGAGAGGAGCGGGGACTCTGAGGCAAAG ATGTTCCTGCCCTCGAAGCATTTCCAAGCAACATCTGTGTGGCAAGGCGACAAATACTGCTTGCAAGTGAG TGGCATTGGGAACACTGACCAGCTGAGCGTGAAGGACAGTGGCAAAGGGGACAGTGACTTCAACGACAGCGACTCTGATGTCAGCGGCGACGGAGGCAAGAAGAGTTTTACGACCTTCCACCCCAGGCTAAAGA GTTCATCCAGCACCGCTAACAGCTTATCTTCGGACTGCCAGGCCACCTACTGTGCAGTGGCTCCGCAGAGCTTCAGGGCCCCCAGAGATAATGCGTACACAATAGGCTTCTCCCCCGCGCCGGTCTTCAACAATCCTCACGGGTACCACCACTCCTGGAAGGATTCTGGCTATGGCACCAATCGCCCGAAATCAAGGAGCGGCATGCAGAGCTTCTCCAGGACAGGCACCCTCCCTTCTTACTTCCCCCAGCAGCAGCGtgaggctgctgtcagaggagccGAGATCCTAAAGCAGAGTCCTAATATTGTAACTGTGGCCACGGCATTAGAGGTCGCGACTATGTTTTAG